Below is a genomic region from Eupeodes corollae chromosome 1, idEupCoro1.1, whole genome shotgun sequence.
tgttagcCATTATGGTTTGTGGCTGCTGTTTATTGGTGGGAATTGATTGTTGTTTTGGATAAAAATGTGAACCACTCAATGGTCCTTTGTTGGATTGTGATGGTGGAATTTTTGAAGATGCCGTCATCACATCCAATGTCTTATTATTgatcaatgatgatgatgaacgattgctgttattattgttttcacTCAACGGAAGACGCTGCTGCTGTGGGCGTAGTTTCATCGACGATAACTTCTTAGAgccttgttgttgttgctttggtTGAATTGCTGAGGGTTGGTTGGAAAAGTTTCGTTGCGAAATCAATAAAGGATGAACTAATTCCGACTGCAGAATTAGGGAAATCTCGCTGCGTTCCTGGGTTTGTCCTGTATTTACGGAAAACACATCGGGATAAGCACGAAGTATCGTGTATAAATTGGGAAAACCATATTGGAAACAATTAATGCATTCAACATTGAGAGCATTCTTAATTTCAGACAAGAGCATTGTTCGGTGCTCTATGAATTGAATAACTCCCATAATGAATTTCATAAAGGATgagatttttatgaatttagtaTCATGATCTGTTATAATCTATAAACAAAAAGGCGAAATCAGTTTAAGATCTAAAAAAAGggcttaaagttttaatttaccTCAATTGCATGTTTCATTGCAGCTATAGATGTCTCTGGCAGTGTCTCTTGGTACTTGAGGCTAAATAAGCTTATGAATTCATTCATAGGAACTTGTTCTTTTCCATGctcttgaattaaattacaagaaCGATAGCATTGAGTACGAAAGATGGCATTGTCATTATGACATATAATCCAGATATTGTTCTCATTCTTTAGGAcctattaaatattaaaacaaaactcataaataatacttataaatataaaaactaatcaaattcgcctattgaaaaaatgttataacTCTTATAATCCGACTCATTTTGATGTCAAAGCTTTGTATCCTTCAAAAACGACACCTTAACTGAGTGCATGAATTTATTCAGCAAGAATAAAAAACTGGGCCGTAaccattttaatatttgtaatgaTACCCTTAACTTGTTCAGGTTgagaaaaatatggaaaaaaaagttgaaaagaattttccacCGGTTTGGTGATCGTAACAGTCGTGAGTACTCCGAGCTTTCCTCAAGAATTAGTTGTCTAAGCAAAATCATTAAAGACAAAGTAAGAATAGAAATTAACGAGCGATTTAGAGAAGAATTAAATAGCTTAAAGCCTTCGGCAAATGTATTCAGAGTCATTGATCGGATAACtggtagaaaaaataaaagtagggACGGCAATTCTCAAGTGCTAACTTGGGGCGATAGAGTGCTCACCTCTCCTTGTGACAAAGTAAAAGCATTTGAAGAATTCTATGCGGATCTTTATTCCTTCAAAACGCCTACAGTAGACATTCAAAATTCACTGTTAGTAACAACGACCAATAGCGCTTTCTCAGCATGGAATGGTGACTTGATTCTTACTACCTTTTCGCCAACTAACCAATCTAATACCGTATCTAATGAATTTCTTGCGTCGACGACTTTGGTTGAATCAATAATTTCGtcattgaataataaaaaatcagcCGGCCCTGATGGTATTCCAAATTTTATTCTAAGAAAAGGCAGAATAACCCTAGCTAAACACTTGACCCCTTTAATCAATAACTGCATAAATAATAGCTATTTTCCTCTATCCTGGAAAAAGGCAAAGTTAATtcctataaaaaaaagcaatagatCCTGTAACTTAACTGATTTTCGTCCCATATCTCTCCTATCAAACCTTGGAAAAATCCTagaaaaaattttacttaataaaattcaaatgttttttccTTATGAGCTCACACAATCTCAACAGTTCGGCTTCAAACGTGGGCACTCTACCGAACATGCCCTTCTATCGTTTCATGACAACgtgttgaaaaatttaagaagtaaGCGGTGTACGGTGGCCTGCGCACTAGATCTtacaaaagcttttgattctgTTTGGCACGCAGgactagtttttaaaataaaacaactcaaTTTTCCTTCCTActtcataaaaattatacaaagcTTTCTTTCTAATCGCAGCCTCTCTGTGCttttcgaaaacgaatattCCTCTTCTATTCCCATACTCTCAGGGGTACCCCAGGGATCCATCCTTGGACCATTccttttcaatatttatctTCATGACTTTCCAATCCAATTTAACAACTCTCAAGCTAtcttatatgctgatgacacaCTCTTATTTAGTTCACATGAGCGCCCACATGATGCTCTTGAAGAGGTTAAATCCCACCTTAACGAAGCAAATGTTTACTACAAAAAGTGGGGAATCCATTTGAATTTCAATAAGTGTGAGCTAATTTGCTTCCGCAATGCTTCAGGAAGAGGACATCACTTGGCCGTACGTGAAAGTCGCCAAATCAAACTCTGCATAGAGGGTAATTCTATTCCACTGAAGAACTCGATCAAATATCTGGGAGTTCATCTTCATGAAAGATTGAAAATGAACCCTCATGCAAGATTGGCCTTGAACAAAAGTAAGGGTGCGGCAGCAGCTCTCAAACCCCTGCTTAACTCTAAAAACGTAGAAAAATCGACAAAACTACTTATGTATAAGACACTAATTCGCCCGCTCATATCTTATGGATTCCTCATTTGGTTCCAAATAACACCAAACGTGGCTTGTGAATTGCAAAAATTTGAAAGACGAATTATTCGAAGCTGCATCTCTAAAAAACGAAAGCCTTCCGGTAAATGGTATAGCAATAGAAGCTTATATAATGATTCTGGTATTGTCCCTTTACTGTGCTACTTGACTTCATTGGCAAAAAAACGAATCTCAAATCTTCAACAACATGACAACCCTATCCTCCGAAGCGTATTTGAGGATAACTTTGGAAACTTTATCAACGAACAGTACTATTTGTCTCCTGTTAGCATCCTATCTGAGGATTCCAATCCAGTTTCCCAATTGCTTTGCGATGAAGCTGAATTCCTTTCACCTTTTTATGTAAAACGCTCCATAAACAACTACAGGGGCTAAGTGGTTCAATCTCCCTGCTACCCTGTAACAAAATTGTGATTAAACTCCTTAATTAGTACAAAATGtcaattatgtatttattttaacttttaaaaatataatttatgaaaCGAATGTGATCAATAATTGTACAAGAGCCTTAAAGGCCATTATACCTTGCTgtgtaataaattataaataaatttaagtatcTTTAAGTAGCCTAAGATTGTTTGAGACTGACATACAGTACAAAGATTCACCATACACTCATAAAAACTAAAGAGAGAGAAAAACTGAATTataataatgtatgtatgtgtttgtgtgaaaaaaaaaaatataattcttcttTGTATTTGCTCTTTATAAAATAAGGCCTTCTGCCCTCCTTGCACACACACTTTGTGTATGGGATACTTATTTCTATcccctatttttatttcaatattgttaCTCTTTTTCTAATTCTATCCTCCTTTAATTCTTAAGTTAAGTTATTCCTAGGTTAAGCTCTTTTATAGTATGCTGTCTCGTTGAGTGGACACATTCTTTTAATAAGTAAGACATTGTgctttaaatattgaattgtttGGTTGTGAAactaaaattagttaaataaatGTCTAGCTTGGCCAATTCTAAGTCGGCAATATTACTTAATCTATATTAACATAATGTAAACATTATaatataagtgaaaattaaaaaatgtaaatgaaaagaaaaatctcaataaaattttactactactactactacaaaAACGACATGATTTGGACATGGCAAATAATGAAACGCCAAAATGAGTCGTCTCCTAATCTAAACgccaaaatcaaattttttatttcacgtcTGTCAATTTTCGGAAAGAATTTTACTGATTTATATTGATTTGTAAATAGTGATTTGTGCATATTGGACATTTTAAGGAATATAAGATCTCACAAATCTTAAGCATTTCAATTCCACTGCGATtatcgataaaacaaaaattgaattggttTGTTAGCTTTTGAATCTAATCTCTGAGgtcttatttttgaagaaatcaagCAGCTGTCAGTTTTAACAGATTcgttcaatttcaattttaaaaatcttcgtAAAAACTACACAAAAACTCACCTCAACAAACGGCAACATTTTGATGCCTTCCTCAATATCAGCAACTCCCAAAACTTGTGGCTGTATATTATAGCCAAATTTTTTCTTATGCAATTCCAAGACTTCATCTAATTTCATACAAGTCTTCGATGAACCCGTGAATTCACGAATTAACTCCTCTAGCTGTTCCGAGAATACCCGACGAGCTATCTTCGGCgagagaaaaacttttttatcttcaTCATTGTTTTGTTCCATTTCTACTACTCCTTGTATGGCCTCCATTAGATCGGCCAATTTGAAGAACCCGTAATCACTCAAACGACATTGATAGGCAAAGTGATAGTGATAGCAACGGACGAATTTCTGAAACAATATCGAATATTGTGGGGCGCTGCGAAATAGTTCTACCACTTCACTTGCAAATATGCTCGTTTTTTCAATCTCAGTTGAGGTTTGTTTACGCTGTGGTATTGATATTAGAATGTCTTTGCCATTCTGCACTGTTGAAACGGTGACGATGTTTGAATTCACCAGTCCGTCAAGTATGTCGACAATGTCACAGACTCCATAGTCAGTGATGTCGAAGCCACGGTGTTGAATTTGTGAAAAGATCAATGGCAGCTGGGACAAAAGGACCGACTTGTTACCCAAAGCCCGAAGAATTCGCAACAGATCGGAGGTAAATCGGCGCACTTGGGTTCGATGGGTCAGAGTTATCTGGCGGTTCTCACCATCTCCCATGATCTGCACCACTGTAGAGAGAGCCTCGAAGAGTTCGATTAGTTTGGTGTATCCGTAGTCAGCAACTCGGCACTGTTTGCCGAAATGGTTGTGATAAGCCGGAATAAAGCGATTGAACTTCATGGTCGATTTTGGTGACATCTTCATGAGTTCGACAACTTCTCTTGAGATTTGATAGAGTGGATCGGAAACTGTTGCGTTCTTAGCATAGAACCTTCCATCACCATTATCTTTTCCTACGACATTTTCTGTCTCAACCCAAACTAAGATCTTATTCCCAAAGCTATTGGTATTGATCTGAATTCCGTGAACGCAGCAAACCAAGTGTTCAAGATTCACCCCGTTTTCGTTTTTGGTTATCTGAATATTTAGCTCTCCCTCAATGCAGTGCACCAAACTGGCTACTGGAATATCTCCCGGGTGGCTTTTCAACAAAGGATAAATGATTTGCTCGATTTGAGAAATAGTCATACAAACGTTAGGTAGTGGTTCGATCTCCTGCTCGGCCCAACCCTTGTGTTGTTCGCGTTTGAAATGGATCGTGCAATATGGAACACTATGCTGCAGGCCCTCCATCAAGGGACTACTATCGAGCGAATTAAAGAGCTCCGGCTGAAGACTTATAAACTTCTCCTCATTGCTATCGGCATTTATGTTGCAGATATCTTGCATCTTATAAAGGTCCAGCACACTAATGGATGTCTTGAAACGTGACTGAAAAAGTTCGCGAAACTTGTACATTGGCAAAGTATAGTAAGGGACATCTTTGAGTAGACCGGCTACTTGGCAACGTAGGGTGTTGAACTCCGTCAACGATGAGTCTCGGGTATACGAAACAATCATACGCTTGTGCCCGATCTTCTTACGGTGCAAATTGGCAACAACTTGTTTGGCGAAATTTAGATTGGGCACTGTGACCTTGGCGAAGGAACTTCCCTCGAAAACCAATGACACAACTGGAGTTATTGGCTTGAGTTGATTGATAAGGAAATTCCGAAGACTTGCTTCATCCATTGAATAGTCCAAATTGTTAATTTGTAAAGTCACGACTTGGTTGGCGTCAGTTCCTGGTGATGATCCATTCGATTGGTATTGGGTGGTTACAGATCCACCCGATTTTCCATTGTTTACACTGGTATTGGCAGCACTTAATACACCTGTCGTACTCGTATTGGCTGAAGTGGTTGCAGCAGTTGGTGGCATAGTTGCAGCAACTACAGCTCGTGCATAGCTGAAATCAAGCTCtaaattattgtcaaaatttccaCTTCCATTCGACTGCGATGACAACATGGATGAGGTGGAGCAATTCTGGTAAATCGGAGCAAATTGCTGAAACTGCATACTCAACGAGGTTGCAGTTGATACTGGATTGATGGAATTCCCTAAGGACGAGGCAGAAGCAGCAGTGGCAGCGGCTGCTGCTGCAGCAGCACATGTACGATTGTGATTGTATGGCATGTAACGATTCCTGTTGAAACAACCGCTTCCATTGTTATGCGTATATTGGCACTGCTGCTGGACCAACTGCTGATTTCCCATCGAAGACGACAACAGATTAGAGGGTTGCATATAAGCCTGATTGCTGCAGCCATTGTTAGTCTGTTTTATTACGGAAGACCCATTGGtggcaattttattgaaattctgctgattgttaaaataattgatCATGGAGGTGCTGCGACCATTGTTCAATTCAGTCCCGCTCATGACGTTGCTCTGACATATGGGATTGTTATTCACATCGAGTACATTTGATCCAAAATATGCTGACGATAGCGAAGTTATGGAGCCGTAGTCAGTCTGCGACTGGAGCTGTTGTGCTGATGACGTTGATGGCGTAACCAATCCATTCGACTGGAGACAAGCAGAGTTGTAATTGATGAAGCTATTGGCTTCATCTGGGTATAAGCTGTTGGTCGAatgtgaacaaaaacaaaaattagtttgaaagtaTAAAATTGTAACTGTCAATTATTGTTATACTATTGTTATACCATCTCGTAAATGGTCCTCACTTATGTCttaatttgaaaacataatcaaattattaaaaacaaacattatccGATAGCTCTTTCACTTGGtcttttcaccaac
It encodes:
- the LOC129943058 gene encoding meiosis regulator and mRNA stability factor 1, with the translated sequence MADRFFSLYPDEANSFINYNSACLQSNGLVTPSTSSAQQLQSQTDYGSITSLSSAYFGSNVLDVNNNPICQSNVMSGTELNNGRSTSMINYFNNQQNFNKIATNGSSVIKQTNNGCSNQAYMQPSNLLSSSMGNQQLVQQQCQYTHNNGSGCFNRNRYMPYNHNRTCAAAAAAAATAASASSLGNSINPVSTATSLSMQFQQFAPIYQNCSTSSMLSSQSNGSGNFDNNLELDFSYARAVVAATMPPTAATTSANTSTTGVLSAANTSVNNGKSGGSVTTQYQSNGSSPGTDANQVVTLQINNLDYSMDEASLRNFLINQLKPITPVVSLVFEGSSFAKVTVPNLNFAKQVVANLHRKKIGHKRMIVSYTRDSSLTEFNTLRCQVAGLLKDVPYYTLPMYKFRELFQSRFKTSISVLDLYKMQDICNINADSNEEKFISLQPELFNSLDSSPLMEGLQHSVPYCTIHFKREQHKGWAEQEIEPLPNVCMTISQIEQIIYPLLKSHPGDIPVASLVHCIEGELNIQITKNENGVNLEHLVCCVHGIQINTNSFGNKILVWVETENVVGKDNGDGRFYAKNATVSDPLYQISREVVELMKMSPKSTMKFNRFIPAYHNHFGKQCRVADYGYTKLIELFEALSTVVQIMGDGENRQITLTHRTQVRRFTSDLLRILRALGNKSVLLSQLPLIFSQIQHRGFDITDYGVCDIVDILDGLVNSNIVTVSTVQNGKDILISIPQRKQTSTEIEKTSIFASEVVELFRSAPQYSILFQKFVRCYHYHFAYQCRLSDYGFFKLADLMEAIQGVVEMEQNNDEDKKVFLSPKIARRVFSEQLEELIREFTGSSKTCMKLDEVLELHKKKFGYNIQPQVLGVADIEEGIKMLPFVEVLKNENNIWIICHNDNAIFRTQCYRSCNLIQEHGKEQVPMNEFISLFSLKYQETLPETSIAAMKHAIEIITDHDTKFIKISSFMKFIMGVIQFIEHRTMLLSEIKNALNVECINCFQYGFPNLYTILRAYPDVFSVNTGQTQERSEISLILQSELVHPLLISQRNFSNQPSAIQPKQQQQGSKKLSSMKLRPQQQRLPLSENNNNSNRSSSSLINNKTLDVMTASSKIPPSQSNKGPLSGSHFYPKQQSIPTNKQQPQTIMANNNNNNINNNNSGGNMSNNNNITTNNSCFNNNNSSSNSNNNSNNNFNNILNTTATSCSNKENSFNNSGFNVSFNSSLNSLSDPNTSMGSVNGTTPVGFSKLWDRRRGNYYNSTTVNANHTEQANCVFEMTANMQMCPVYEPPKPDTPPSDNMPFWIDPIWANINGEKPPKINPLNIKLQQFKAFNISPMILSPYTLSKTENMKHQMFNFDNHDRNIA